One Melospiza melodia melodia isolate bMelMel2 chromosome 1, bMelMel2.pri, whole genome shotgun sequence genomic window carries:
- the NTAQ1 gene encoding protein N-terminal glutamine amidohydrolase isoform X1, translating to MARPEAGYEAAVPPRPACTYTSCYCEENVWKLCDYIRSQDRYPLEEFYAVFISNDKRMIPLWKQKSGHGDEPVVWDYHVILLHLCSGEQSFIYDLDTVLPFPCPFHVYSVEAFRLDDSLRPEFHRKIRMVRADLYLKTFASDRSHMKDANGKWQKPPPPYPCIETAAHRSHSGKAVLAGGSFHSAQCGGFACMKCLKFLYQFDCAGMPGAHQSCSVTLTHSCTEERKCNENS from the exons ATGGCGCGGCCCGAGGCCGGTTATGaagcggcggtgccgccccgccccgcctgcACCTACACCAGCTGCTACTG CGAAGAAAATGTTTGGAAGCTTTGTGACTACATCAGGAGTCAGGATCGGTACCCTTTAGAAGAATTTTACGCTGTTTTCATATCCAATGATAAGAGGATG ATTCCACTCTGGAAGCAGAAATCTGGACATGGAGATGAGCCTGTTGTCTGG GACTACCATGTTATTCTGCTTCATCTTTGCAGCGGGGAGCAGAGCTTCATTTATGACCTGGACACAGTGTTGCCCTTTCCCTGTCCTTTCCATGTGTACAGTGTGGAGGCCTTCAGGTTGGATGACAGCCTTCGGCCAGAGTTTCACAG GAAAATCAGAATGGTTCGAGCAGATTTGTACTTGAAGACATTTGCTTCAGACAGATCTCACATGAAGGATGCAAATGGAAAATGGCAGAAACCTCCTCCTCCATATCCTTGCATTGAAACTGCAG CACACAGATCCCATTCTGGCAAAGCAGTGTTGGCAGGAGGAAGTTTTCACTCTGCTCAGTGTGGTGGGTTTGCCTGCATGAAATGTTTGAAGTTTCTGTACCAG TTTGACTGTGCcgggatgccaggtgcccaccagaGTTGCTCAGTCACTCTCACCCACAGCTGTacagaggagagaaaatgcaATGAAAACTCGTGA
- the NTAQ1 gene encoding protein N-terminal glutamine amidohydrolase isoform X5, with translation MARPEAGYEAAVPPRPACTYTSCYCEENVWKLCDYIRSQDRYPLEEFYAVFISNDKRMIPLWKQKSGHGDEPVVWDYHVILLHLCSGEQSFIYDLDTVLPFPCPFHVYSVEAFRLDDSLRPEFHRKIRMVRADLYLKTFASDRSHMKDANGKWQKPPPPYPCIETAESCWSEQAVEEGFGMFS, from the exons ATGGCGCGGCCCGAGGCCGGTTATGaagcggcggtgccgccccgccccgcctgcACCTACACCAGCTGCTACTG CGAAGAAAATGTTTGGAAGCTTTGTGACTACATCAGGAGTCAGGATCGGTACCCTTTAGAAGAATTTTACGCTGTTTTCATATCCAATGATAAGAGGATG ATTCCACTCTGGAAGCAGAAATCTGGACATGGAGATGAGCCTGTTGTCTGG GACTACCATGTTATTCTGCTTCATCTTTGCAGCGGGGAGCAGAGCTTCATTTATGACCTGGACACAGTGTTGCCCTTTCCCTGTCCTTTCCATGTGTACAGTGTGGAGGCCTTCAGGTTGGATGACAGCCTTCGGCCAGAGTTTCACAG GAAAATCAGAATGGTTCGAGCAGATTTGTACTTGAAGACATTTGCTTCAGACAGATCTCACATGAAGGATGCAAATGGAAAATGGCAGAAACCTCCTCCTCCATATCCTTGCATTGAAACTGCAG AATCTTGCTGGAGTGAACAAGCTGTTGAAGAGGGGTTTGGAATGTTTTCTTGA
- the NTAQ1 gene encoding protein N-terminal glutamine amidohydrolase isoform X2 — MARPEAGYEAAVPPRPACTYTSCYCEENVWKLCDYIRSQDRYPLEEFYAVFISNDKRMIPLWKQKSGHGDEPVVWDYHVILLHLCSGEQSFIYDLDTVLPFPCPFHVYSVEAFRLDDSLRPEFHRKIRMVRADLYLKTFASDRSHMKDANGKWQKPPPPYPCIETAAHRSHSGKAVLAGGSFHSAQCGGFACMKCLKFLYQVRGPQDILSHWQVLPKP; from the exons ATGGCGCGGCCCGAGGCCGGTTATGaagcggcggtgccgccccgccccgcctgcACCTACACCAGCTGCTACTG CGAAGAAAATGTTTGGAAGCTTTGTGACTACATCAGGAGTCAGGATCGGTACCCTTTAGAAGAATTTTACGCTGTTTTCATATCCAATGATAAGAGGATG ATTCCACTCTGGAAGCAGAAATCTGGACATGGAGATGAGCCTGTTGTCTGG GACTACCATGTTATTCTGCTTCATCTTTGCAGCGGGGAGCAGAGCTTCATTTATGACCTGGACACAGTGTTGCCCTTTCCCTGTCCTTTCCATGTGTACAGTGTGGAGGCCTTCAGGTTGGATGACAGCCTTCGGCCAGAGTTTCACAG GAAAATCAGAATGGTTCGAGCAGATTTGTACTTGAAGACATTTGCTTCAGACAGATCTCACATGAAGGATGCAAATGGAAAATGGCAGAAACCTCCTCCTCCATATCCTTGCATTGAAACTGCAG CACACAGATCCCATTCTGGCAAAGCAGTGTTGGCAGGAGGAAGTTTTCACTCTGCTCAGTGTGGTGGGTTTGCCTGCATGAAATGTTTGAAGTTTCTGTACCAGGTGAGGGGACCCCAGGATATTTTAAGTCACTGGCAAGTTCTTCCTAAGCCTTGA
- the NTAQ1 gene encoding protein N-terminal glutamine amidohydrolase isoform X3, producing the protein MARPEAGYEAAVPPRPACTYTSCYCEENVWKLCDYIRSQDRYPLEEFYAVFISNDKRMIPLWKQKSGHGDEPVVWDYHVILLHLCSGEQSFIYDLDTVLPFPCPFHVYSVEAFRLDDSLRPEFHRKIRMVRADLYLKTFASDRSHMKDANGKWQKPPPPYPCIETADSKMNLDDFISMNPEVGWGSVFSLSDFVHRFGSQTDYSCALEGQ; encoded by the exons ATGGCGCGGCCCGAGGCCGGTTATGaagcggcggtgccgccccgccccgcctgcACCTACACCAGCTGCTACTG CGAAGAAAATGTTTGGAAGCTTTGTGACTACATCAGGAGTCAGGATCGGTACCCTTTAGAAGAATTTTACGCTGTTTTCATATCCAATGATAAGAGGATG ATTCCACTCTGGAAGCAGAAATCTGGACATGGAGATGAGCCTGTTGTCTGG GACTACCATGTTATTCTGCTTCATCTTTGCAGCGGGGAGCAGAGCTTCATTTATGACCTGGACACAGTGTTGCCCTTTCCCTGTCCTTTCCATGTGTACAGTGTGGAGGCCTTCAGGTTGGATGACAGCCTTCGGCCAGAGTTTCACAG GAAAATCAGAATGGTTCGAGCAGATTTGTACTTGAAGACATTTGCTTCAGACAGATCTCACATGAAGGATGCAAATGGAAAATGGCAGAAACCTCCTCCTCCATATCCTTGCATTGAAACTGCAG ATTCCAAGATGAACTTGGATGATTTCATCAGTATGAATCCTGAAGTGGGATGGGGCTCAGTGTTCTCCCTTTCAGACTTTGTGCATCGATTTGGCAGTCAGACTGATTACAGCTGTGCCTTGGAAGGACAGTGA
- the NTAQ1 gene encoding protein N-terminal glutamine amidohydrolase isoform X4, whose amino-acid sequence MEMSLLSGCFWQLNTRHSNSQPVLLQQDYHVILLHLCSGEQSFIYDLDTVLPFPCPFHVYSVEAFRLDDSLRPEFHRKIRMVRADLYLKTFASDRSHMKDANGKWQKPPPPYPCIETAAHRSHSGKAVLAGGSFHSAQCGGFACMKCLKFLYQFDCAGMPGAHQSCSVTLTHSCTEERKCNENS is encoded by the exons ATGGAGATGAGCCTGTTGTCTGG GTGCTTCTGGCAGCTGAACACTCGACACTCAAATTCACAGCCCGTGTTACTGCAACAG GACTACCATGTTATTCTGCTTCATCTTTGCAGCGGGGAGCAGAGCTTCATTTATGACCTGGACACAGTGTTGCCCTTTCCCTGTCCTTTCCATGTGTACAGTGTGGAGGCCTTCAGGTTGGATGACAGCCTTCGGCCAGAGTTTCACAG GAAAATCAGAATGGTTCGAGCAGATTTGTACTTGAAGACATTTGCTTCAGACAGATCTCACATGAAGGATGCAAATGGAAAATGGCAGAAACCTCCTCCTCCATATCCTTGCATTGAAACTGCAG CACACAGATCCCATTCTGGCAAAGCAGTGTTGGCAGGAGGAAGTTTTCACTCTGCTCAGTGTGGTGGGTTTGCCTGCATGAAATGTTTGAAGTTTCTGTACCAG TTTGACTGTGCcgggatgccaggtgcccaccagaGTTGCTCAGTCACTCTCACCCACAGCTGTacagaggagagaaaatgcaATGAAAACTCGTGA